The nucleotide window ATTGTATGGAGTGTATTTTTTACTATTATACTTAATAAAGTATTTTCTAATatgaaatttaataataattatttaattgtctTTTTACGGTTTGTATTTATGgtaatatttaatatattacttattaaattaaatcaaatttatatattctgattatatatatacaatatatttatCTTgttaatttcataaaaaaaactaatacaACGATGCCGTTTCCTTCGGTCTCCAAAGTCAAAAAAGCGTAATACCAAAAATTTCAATCCCTAGCTCttccctctcttctctcttctccaCCTCAATCTCACTTCTAAACCTAAGTCTATCTTTTCTTGAGGATGCGAGGATGATGCGAGAACGTCCGATAAGCTAGCTGTGGTCTAAACCTAAGTCAATCTCAACCTAAGGCTCTCTTCTCCGCTGGTGACCCTCTTCTGCGCTGCCGTCGACTTCCAATGGTAGGTTATTGTCTCTTTTGATTTCTCAACTTCGGTTCACTTGGTTAGGCTTCTCCTCTTATTGCTTGATTTGGGGCTTTTTGTGGTCTATTTTCGGTATCATTTTGCTGTGATTTTGCTTGCTTTTGGTTGTCCCTACTTTGATTTGCTTTCATATCATGATCAATCGACATCAAATAGAGACAAGAGAATAATTTAAGATGATATTCTCTGTGACCGATTGCAATATACTTTGATTTGCTTTCTCATCATGATCAATCGACAAAAGTATGCAATATACTTTGATTTGCTTTCGCATCTTCTTCCTCATGCTCTCCATGATCTCACAAGATTTCAATAAATACCACAATATTctgattatatatatgcaatattcTGATTATATATCGTACCACAACAATTAACTCTCCATGATTGTGGGTGCGTTTAATAAAGTAATTATATCATTGAATATAAATCCAAAACAATAATGTTTTTTGCTGTGATTTTGCTTGCTCATCATAAACTTTCCCCTTTGAATTGCTTCAATATATTGTTGTGAATGATATCAAAATTATCCTAAGAGTTatgtttttcttgattttggtATGACATTGCTTTAGATGTTTGTAAGATTATTTTCATGCAAATTTTCCTTTGTGTATATCATTTAAAATTGTCTGTTACTACTATGTTTTATGTTCCAGTTTTTTGAGTGCATCACATATGGATAAGATTGGATACATTGTGATAGAACTGGGACTTTATACACAGAAGGGATGGTAAACTTCCTTGATTTTGCATTTGCTAACACATAACAAGGAGGAAAGATTTTGTGTACTTGTGTGAATTGTCACAATTGTGAGTGGGGAAGTCGGGATGTGGTATATACTCATATGATCATTAAAGGGATTGACCAGTCATATACCAATTGGTATTTTCATGGGGAGGGTGTCTCATCCTCTAATGATGAGTTTCATTATACGAATGATGACTTGCCACATATCCGTGATGGTATAGAGGGGTTATTGTATGATGCGCATCCCTATATTTTTGAACACCTCGAGGATGAAGAAGATGCCAACAATGATGAGCATAGAGAATGGGTTGATATTGATGTGGAGAAGTTATCTCAGTTATTGGAAGATTGTAAACAAGATCTCTTTTCAGGAGCTCCAGTTAGCaaacttaatttcattgttcGATTATTCCTAGCAAAGTGCCTCCATGGAATGACCGCTGCATGTTTCACAACAATTTTAGAGATTCTAAGATTTTCAGTCCCACAATTAAAGACAATTCCAAAAAGTTTTAATGAGACTAGAAGCATGATGCGGGGGTTAGGTCTTGGATACAAGAAAATTGATGCTTGTAAAAATGATTGTATGTTGTTTTGGAAAGAACATGCAAATGCTGATTTTTGTAGTAAATGTGATGCTTCTAGATGGGTCACAGATGAGGACATGGGTTCAGAGAAGGGGAAAAGTGTTTGTTAAATTGGTTTATCATCTAAAGATGTTTCATTCCATACCAAGAAACGGATTCCAGAAAAAATATTGCGTCATTTTCCTATAAAATCAAGGCTTCAGCGTCTTTTTATGTGTTCAAAAGTTTCTGCATCTATGAGTTGGCATGAAAATGATCGTACAGAAGATGGTAAATTGAGGCATCCAGCAGACTCGGAAGCTTGGAGAGTTTTAGATTCTTTTGACCCAAGTTTTGCTAGCGACCCTCGCAATGTAAGACTTGGTTTATCCAGTGATGGTTTCAATCCATTTAGAACAATGAGTATTCAGTATAGTATGTGGCCTGTAGTTCTTATGTCATATAATTTACCTCCATGGATGTGTATGAAGCCTCCCAATTTTATAATGGCTCTTCTTATTCCTGGAAAAGAGTCTCCAGGTAACGACATTGATGTTTATTTGCAGCCAGTAATAGAGGAGTTGAAAGAACTTTGGGATTTTGGGGTAAAGACCTACGATGCCTCAAAGCGTGAGTATTTCCAGATGCGTGCTGCTTTATTCTGGACAATAAATGATTTTCCTGCATATGCCATGTTATCGGGGTGGAGTACAAAAGGGAGTTTAGCATGTCCTGTTTGTTGTTATGACACCAAATCTATCTACCTGCGCAATAGTCGAAAGTTTTGTTATCTAGGACACCGCAAGTTCCTACATTTGAATCATAAATGGCGTCATGATAAAAAGTCATTCTATGACGGAAAGGAATTGGGTGCTACCCCACCTCTTTTATCTGGGTCTAATGTTTTTGAGCATGTGAAGGACATAGAAAATAAGTTTTGGAAGACTCAGTCAAAGAAAAGAGACAAAGATAGTAGtccatggaagaaaaaaaacatattctTTGAGTTACCATATTGGAAATTCAATATATTAAACCATAACCTCGATGTGatgcatattgagaaaaatgtatgtGATAAGGTACTTGGAACACTATTAGATATGCAAGGAAAATCAAAAGATCATTTGAAAGGCCGCCTTGATTTAGAAGACATTGGGGTTAGACATGAACTTCATGCAAGAGTAGGTGAatccaataaaatatatttgccTCCTGCAATATTCTCTATGGGATCAAAGGAGAAAGACAATTTCTGTAAGGTGCTAAAAGGAGTTAGACTTCCAGATGGGTATGCATCAAACATTTCTCGATGCGTGCAAATCAAGGGACATAAAGTATCTGGACTTAAGAGTcatgattttcatttcattttgcaTTATTTGCTTCAACTGGCTGTACGAAGATCCTTGCCTACTAATATTACAGAGCCATTGATTAAACTAGGGGACTTTTTCAGAGGTCTTTGCGCGAAGGTCATTGACTTGGATGAAATTGATAAGTTAGAAGGAGAAATTGCTGAAACGCTTTGTAGACTGGAAATGATTTTTCCTCCATCTTTTTTTGATATTATGATGCACTTACCAATTCATCTAGCGCATGAGGTTAGGCTTGGTGGACCGGTTCAAAATATTAAATCTTTTACGTATTAAGTTATTGGTTCCAAGTATTCTAACTTTAGTTTGTAACTCTTCATAGGTATCTTGGTGTTCTAAAATCATATGTTCAAAATAGAAGTCGACCAGAAGGTTCTATTGTAGAGGGTTACATAGCTGAAGAGTGTTTGACGTTTTGCTCTAGGTATCTTCACGAGAGTGTTGATACACGATTTACTAGAGTATCGAGAAATTCTGACAATGTTGGTACTGAAGTACAAGGCCCAACTATTATAACACGGGATGGTCGACCACTAGGGAATGGTGAAATGTTTGCGCTAACTGAGATCACTTGGGTTCAAGCACATAGATATGTGTTGTTTAACACTGATGAGATTAGTTCATATATTGAGTAAGCTTCTATTCTAAGTCCTACTAGTTTTGGCTACTATTTTAACACTAATTTACAGTTACTCACCTATAGTATATGTTCTTTATATGTAGAGAACATCGTGAGATAATGAAAAATCAACGATATCCTAAAAAGTCAAGACAGTGGGCTACTGAACATGACCACAGCAAAGAATTTCATTAGTGGTTTGCAGCACGGGTGCAAAATGAACAATTATCTGAAGGAATCAAATGGTTATCACGTGGCCCTAACTACGTTGCCAAAAGATTCAAAGGTTACATTATAAATCGTTTTAGGTTTCGTGTTCTTGAACGTGATGTGGGAAAGAGAACTCAGAATAGCGAGGTTGCAGTTACTGCTTCTACTTCAAGCTTTGCAAGCAACAAGGATCAAAATCCAATTACTGGTGATGTTACTTACTATGGAGTACTGAAGCAAATAATTGAGTTAGATTATTATGGACATCAAAGCTTTGTATTGTTTGACTGTGATTGGTTCCAATGGAGGAGAGATGAATTTCAGTTTCAAGTGGTTAAGTTTAAGAAATTGATTTACAAAAATGATCCTTTTGTGTTAGCATCCCAAGTGCATCAGGTTTTTTTATGTCCAAGATCCTATGGAGCATGATTGGTATAATGTTATCAAAGCAATACCAAGAGACAATTTTGACATGGATGGTGAGCTGAGTACCGATGACATGGAAATCAGATAATTGACGGATTGGAAGGACAATTTATAGTTGTTTTTTCTATAAGGCTTCAATGATATTTATGTAAGTTCAGAGTTTGTTCTGTGTTActttgtttcaattttatggTATTTCTTGTGTTGAAGTCTTGTAAGTTGCTTTATTTGAAAAATGATTTGTGCTATTTTTGTAACTATTTTATGCTACTTTTTATGCActaatgtattttttattttatttatgcagtTTTTAAATgggaaaggagaagaaaaactcaTCTAGAGTTACTAAGAAAGTAAGTCCTCAAGCCGGAAAACAAAAGGATGCAAGAGGATTTCCTTCTTGCAACCAGCAAGCTAGATCTGGAGAAAACTTGCAGATTGGAGGACGAGTAACTGGTTCTAGGGGAAGCTTAGAAGGTGGACAATCTAGTGGGTTTGGAGGAAACTTACAAGCTGAAAATCGAAGTGGTTCTAAAAGTAAATGTAAAGATGTACAACAAAAAACTAAGCGAGCAACATCGCATTCTCAGACTAAACTTGATTGTGTCCCTATATGGTTGCGACAACCACGAGAGATACAAACTGAAAGTCAAAGTGAAGAGAATTCAGATTCCAGTGATGGTGGTAGTGCTGATAATTCAAGTGGCATGGACGGGGATGAAGAATCTGATCTTGATCCAATGTATGCTATGGAGGAGGAGTTAGAGCAAGAAACTGATGGTGAACCTACTGACATGGAAGATGAACGTACTGATGGATTGGAAAATGAGCCAATAGTTCCTAACAATCTGGTTGGTCAAGGTAATATTTGCAATATGTTGCTTTATATGTTATCTTTTTACAAATATACTAACATAATTTTATCTTAGAAAAGGACCTAAGAAGAGGGTATACAGGAGAAAAACAAGGTGTTTGAATATAGTAGGTCGGGGTCTCAATGATCGGCCTACTATTATATTGAACGATAAAAATCAGCCCATTGGTCCAGAGAGTCATGTTGCATCATTGAGCTCATACATAGGAACATTGGCTAGGAATGCCCAGCTTGTTCCCCTTAGCCTCAAAAGTTGGAAGAAACTGCCTAAAAAAGAGAAGGATGACTTATGGAAACTGATTCAGGTTATATAttcatgatttttgtttcttccaATTCAAATTTTCTTATACTAATATAAGATGATGCAGGAAAAATTCATCATTGATGAACTTGCAAAAAGATGGGTATTGGCCACCGTTGCATCTGCTTGGCGCTGCTAGAAAAGCCGATTGAAGAGAAAACATTTTAAGAAACACACTACAATATCTGCACACCTAAAAGATCGTCATGAGGCGGTACCCATTATCCAATGGAAAAAACCTGTGAAAAGATGGAGTTCAAAGAAGGCTGAGGTACATTTTCTGgttttgatgaatttttttaatatttttagttACATTAAATGTGAGTTACGATTATTTGGAGATGAGTTTCTTTGGAAAAACTGTCCAATGAATCCTTTTAATGTCCTGTTTCTTTTATTAATGCTTAATGGACTCTGGTTGTATATTCATCCCAATTTTTGGTATAGGCTTGTGATGCAATATAATGCACGTTTTCATAAAAATTGTTTTCCCTTGAAACAATCAACATTTTTTCCTTCCTCAAACTGCGTGGGTACCTGGCAAAATGGCAATGCTTTTACTTCATTCGTACCATGCATTGTGTCTTGAAGTTCCTTTGTCTTCAATTAttcacttccctttttcttttttttccttgtgtaTGCTCTGCATTCCTTTTTTAGCTACTTTTTGATTCTTCACGAGAATGTCAGAAATCCTGTTGGTGACTAAAACGTGTATTTGAGTGGTTAATTTCTGTAttgtggatgtgttgtttagTGATGTTAGATTATACCTACAATTTTAGTTTCTTACATGACACTTTCAGCAGCCAATCTAAGGTAATTGTGATACACATCTAGGTTGAATTTGCTCTAATCAGTCAATTCATTCCTATGTTTTCTGTTTTAATTTTGATGCATGAAAGCAAGGTAGATGAATGAAATTCTTTGCAGCAGTGATCAGAGGCATCTAAGTTACTACAACATTACGGTAAACAATTTGCTTGATTCTTATCAAGCTATTAAGGATTGTCCTTTTCATCGATAAGTCAACATGTGGTTATATAATTACCTTTTCAAGGAAGGAGGGGATCAAACCTTTCACCTAGTGCAAGTGATAAGGAGCAGGCCACCACTAAGGCATAAGAGCTCCTC belongs to Tripterygium wilfordii isolate XIE 37 chromosome 2, ASM1340144v1, whole genome shotgun sequence and includes:
- the LOC119980448 gene encoding uncharacterized protein LOC119980448 isoform X2 codes for the protein MGKEKKNSSRVTKKVSPQAGKQKDARGFPSCNQQARSGENLQIGGRVTGSRGSLEGGQSSGFGGNLQAENRSGSKSKCKDVQQKTKRATSHSQTKLDCVPIWLRQPREIQTESQSEENSDSSDGGSADNSSGMDGDEESDLDPMYAMEEELEQETDGEPTDMEDERTDGLENEPIVPNNLVGQGPKKRVYRRKTRCLNIVGRGLNDRPTIILNDKNQPIGPESHVASLSSYIGTLARNAQLVPLSLKSWKKLPKKEKDDLWKLIQEKFIIDELAKRWVLATVASAWRC
- the LOC119980448 gene encoding uncharacterized protein LOC119980448 isoform X1, with amino-acid sequence MCSKVSASMSWHENDRTEDGKLRHPADSEAWRVLDSFDPSFASDPRNVRLGLSSDGFNPFRTMSIQYSMWPVVLMSYNLPPWMCMKPPNFIMALLIPGKESPGNDIDVYLQPVIEELKELWDFGVKTYDASKREYFQMRAALFWTINDFPAYAMLSGWSTKGSLACPVCCYDTKSIYLRNSRKFCYLGHRKFLHLNHKWRHDKKSFYDGKELGATPPLLSGSNVFEHVKDIENKFWKTQSKKRDKDSSPWKKKNIFFELPYWKFNILNHNLDVMHIEKNVCDKVLGTLLDMQGKSKDHLKGRLDLEDIGVRHELHARVGESNKIYLPPAIFSMGSKEKDNFCKVLKGVRLPDGYASNISRCVQIKGHKVSGLKSHDFHFILHYLLQLAVRRSLPTNITEPLIKLGDFFRGLCAKVIDLDEIDKLEGEIAETLCRLEMIFPPSFFDIMMHLPIHLAHEVRLGGPVQNIKSFTY